Genomic window (Rossellomorea aquimaris):
ATGATGCTTGGCAGCGGAAGAGCGAACGTATCATCCTATCTGCGAAAAGGAATGAACGTGGCCTTGGGGACGGATTCCTCCAATTGCGGAATCTCCCATAACCTTTTTGAAGCAATGAGGATAGCTGTTATGCACAGCAGGCAGGAACATTCTCAATTCCAAGAATGGCTGAAACCAATAGATGTGCTGAAAATGGCTACAATTGGCGGGGCACACTTATTGGGTGAAGAGAAAAAGCGGGGGAAAATAAAAAAAGGTTATGAAGCGGATCTTGTTTTACTAACCAAACGTTCACCTGCTTTGGCGATGAACGAAGATCTTATCTCTCAGCTTGTGTATTACGAGAATGGGAGTTCGATAGAATCGGTCATGGTCAAGGGAGAATGGGTTCTCAGGAATCGCAACATTGTTACATTCGATGAAGAAGCGATACTTCAAGCAGTAAAAGAAAAACATGAGTCCCTGGTTGTAAAAAGCCAGGCAAGTATTCAATTGGCGAATGAATATGAGCCGTATTTCACCAATATGTATAAAAAGTTTCATCATCATCTTGGGGAGAAAAAAGCTGGCAGCAGATCGGATGCTGCTCATGAGCAAGGAATGCCTCAAGAAATTTAATCTTAGCAAAAGCCCATATTTGAAGGAGGATAAAAGATGAAAAGTATAGCAAAGGATTTTACGCTTATTTCCATATTGCTCATTCCCATTGGTGTTGCAGTCAATGTAGTTGCCGGTGAATTGGTTGAAATATTAAAGATTCCTCTCTTCTTAAATCAAATTGGCACGATGATTGTCGCGATGGTAGCCGGCCCCTGGGTCGGGGCAGTGACCGGAGGGGTCTCGAAACTGATATTTGGGATATTCAACCCTACTCAGCTTGCGTTTATGCCGGTTGCGATGGCTTCAGGAATTGTTGTCGGTTTCATGGCGAAAAAGGGGATGACAAAAAATGTTTGGAAGGTTGCGTTTACAGGGTTTATTGTGGCCATCGTTGCCATATTAATCGCTACCCCGACAACGGTTATCGTGTTTGGCGGAGCTTCAGGAACTGGATCAGATACAGTCACTGCCGTCCTTTTAGCTTCAGGCAAAGAAATATGGACAGCTGTTTTAACACAGAAGATATTTGTTGAAAGTATTGATAAAATCCTTTCGATCATGGTTGCCTATATGATTGTTCGAAAGATGTCAGATCAATACCTGTCAAAACAGAAATACGGCCACTTATATCTTAATACTTACAATCATAAAAACACTAAAATTGGAGCTTAAAAGCATTGCATAAAGGCATGGGGTGAACATGTTGATAAATCTGCGGTTACTGCATCACTCACCCCATTATTTCGTATAAGAGGGCTTGTATGCATTCATCCGATTCTTTCCATGAATCAGTGAAAAAATGAACCTTACTATGATAGGGGAGATATACTTATGGAAAAACTAAGAAGCTTTATTCTAAGTCTTTATCCAACTACTAAATTCTTATTTGCCGCCTTTATGATGATGACCCCGTTACTGTGGCCAGGTTATATCTATTCCTATTTGGTTCCCGTGTTGTGTTTGATTATTGCGATGGCAGCTGGTAAAACAAAGCCGTACGTAGACTTCGTCTTAAAAGGATTAGTACCGATTGTTGTCATGATTTTTCTTTTGCAATCATTTTTCTACCCTGGAGAGAACATATTGTGGTCATGGAGCATCTTCTCCATTAAACAAGAAGGAATTGAATTCAGTTTACAATTAACCTCGAAAATATTGGCGGTGGGATCAGCCATTGTTTTATTTTTTCAGATTACAAAAATCAATGATTTATCACGGGCTTTAGAAATAGCAGGAGTTTCGCCAAAAGCTACCTATGTACTTTCATCCGCACTTACTATTATTCCGGAAATGAGACTGCATTTATTACGAATCATGGATGCACAAAGAACCCGCGGTGTAGAAACGGAAGGAAATCTTAGCATCCGGATTAAAGCATTTGTACCAGCATTAACCCCGCTGATTTTATCATCATTTTCGAGCACAGATGAGAAGGCGATCACGTTAGAATCCAGAGCTTTCACAGCCCGTACCAAAAAGACAAGCTTGCACCATTTGGAAAAGACGAAGAGTGATCATGTAGTAAGAGCTATCTTATTGATTGTATTTGTTTCCATCTTGATCTGGAGGTTTTTCTTATGAGTGGAATAGAGATTAGAAATCTATCATACCAGTACCCTACTGGAAGTGAAAAGGTATTGCATGATCTGAATCTTACGATTGAAAGCGGGAAGTTCTACGCATTCGCCGGTGTGAACGGCGGAGGGAAGACAACGCTCTGCAATGTGATCCGGGGGTTCATTCCACACTTTTTCAAGGGAGAACGAACTGGAGAAGTGCTGATTGATGGGAAGGATGTTCAAGATTGGGATCCAAGTGATCTTGCTCAGAAAGTGGGGTTTGTGTTTCAAAATCCATTCACCCAGATCAGCGGCGTGAAGGAAACTGTTTTTGATGAGATTGCTTTCGGACTGGAGAATCTAGGGGTCGAAATCAGTGTGATTAAACAGAAAGTTCAAGACATTATTAAATTGCTGGGTATTGAGTATATCCAAGACAAAAACCCGAATGAGCTCTCAGGAGGCCAAAAACAAAGGGTGGCTTTAGCCTCGATTATCGTAATGGAGCCGGATATTCTCATTTTTGATGAACCGACATCACAGCTGGATCCACAAGGTACGGAGGAAATATTCAGGGTAATCGATATTATGAAGAAAAAAGGAAAAACAATTATTTTAGTAGAGCACAAAATCGAATTGATTGCTGAATATGCGGACTATGTGATCGTTCTTCAGGATGGACAGATTAAGAAACAAGGAAGAACGGAAGAAGTGCTTTCTGAAGAGGGTACACAGGACTATGGTTTAGGATTGACCCAGTATACGCTATTGGATTTACAAATGCGGAAACACAATATGCATACCGAAAGAATACCCATTACTGAGAGGGACTCCGTTCAAGTGATGAAACAATGGATGGAATTACAAGGGGTGAAATTATGAGCTATTTAACTTTAAATGACGTTACCTATTGTTATCCCAATGGTTTTAAAGCGGTTGAGAATGTCAGCATGTCTTTCGAAAAGGGCGAATCAGTAGCCATTGTTGGACAAAATGGTGCCGGGAAAACAACAACAGTGAAAATGATGAATGGATTAACAAAGCCAACTCAAGGTGATGTGATCATTGATGGTTTGAATACAAAAGATTATACAACAGCTCAGATATCTAAAAAAGTTGGATATGTCTTTCAAAACCCTGATGATCAAATTTTTCACGAAAATGTAAAAAGTGAAATCAGGTTCGGGCCTAAAAACCTTGGATTTTCAGAGCAGAAGATTGAAGAAAACGTCATGAAGGCAGCAGAATTGACAGGGATCGTGCCATTCTTGGATATCCATCCGTATAACCTGCCTTATTCCATGAAGAAATTTGTCACCATTGCCTCGGTCATTGCAATGGATACAGATACGATTATCTTAGACGAGCCAACGGCAGGACAAGACTCCCTGGCCATTAAAAGACTGGGGTACATTATTGATTCATTAGTCCGAGAAGGGAAAACGATCATAACCATTACACATGATATGGAATTTGTCGTGAATAACTTTGAACGCGTCATCGTGATGGCAAATAAGAGAGTCGTTCAGGATTCTCATAAGCAAGATGTTTTCTGGAACCATGGTGTCCTGGAAGAAGCGATGTTAAAACAGCCTCATATCAGCCGGTTATGCAATACATTAAATATCAATGAAAAAGTTTTAGATATCAATCAAATGATCGATGTACTAAAAAAAACACCAGGTAAGGTAAAAGTTACTCTATAAAATGAAACTCTTAACGACTAAAAATAGAGGAGAATCGATATGAAAATTGGTATTATACATGCAACTTGTAATGCTGTACCACCTTTAAATGCAGCCTTCAAACGACTGGCACCAGAAGTAACGGTCTTAAACTTTGTTGATGAAAATATCCAGTATCATGCCAACCAAATTAATGGAATCGATGACAAATCATTTCGAGATTTTGTCCATATGGCCAGTAAAGCACAGGAAGCGGGAGTAGACGCGATTATTGTAGCATGCACCGTCCTGACCCCTGTAGTGGATTCTGTTAAGCCATTTATATCAGTACCGATCTTTGCGGTAGATCGCCCGATGTTAGAAAAGGCAGTTACTCATTATACAAAAATAGGCGTTGTGGCGACGACTGCACCATCCGGACCCGCAACAAAAGCCCAATTGGAGAAGCTTGCCAATGAATGGGGCAGGGAAGTGGAAGTTGAAACGGAGATTATTACGAAGGCGATGACAGAATTGAAGGCTGGTCATGAGGACGAACATAATCATCTGAATCGTCTTGCCGCAGCGGAATTACAAAAAAGAGGATGCGAAGCAATCATTCTTGCACAGATCACGCAGGCATGTGCTGAAGTTGAAACGAGTACATTAGGACTCCCGGTGTTAACCAGTCCGAAAGAAGCGGTAAAAGCAGTTATCGGTGCATTGGAAGGGGATAAAGTAAACGCTTAGTTACGGTACTTCCCCGTTCCTCAGTCCTTGAAATGATTTCAAACAAAAAGGAGAGATTTCAATGAAGG
Coding sequences:
- a CDS encoding energy-coupling factor transporter transmembrane component T, giving the protein MEKLRSFILSLYPTTKFLFAAFMMMTPLLWPGYIYSYLVPVLCLIIAMAAGKTKPYVDFVLKGLVPIVVMIFLLQSFFYPGENILWSWSIFSIKQEGIEFSLQLTSKILAVGSAIVLFFQITKINDLSRALEIAGVSPKATYVLSSALTIIPEMRLHLLRIMDAQRTRGVETEGNLSIRIKAFVPALTPLILSSFSSTDEKAITLESRAFTARTKKTSLHHLEKTKSDHVVRAILLIVFVSILIWRFFL
- a CDS encoding ABC transporter ATP-binding protein: MSGIEIRNLSYQYPTGSEKVLHDLNLTIESGKFYAFAGVNGGGKTTLCNVIRGFIPHFFKGERTGEVLIDGKDVQDWDPSDLAQKVGFVFQNPFTQISGVKETVFDEIAFGLENLGVEISVIKQKVQDIIKLLGIEYIQDKNPNELSGGQKQRVALASIIVMEPDILIFDEPTSQLDPQGTEEIFRVIDIMKKKGKTIILVEHKIELIAEYADYVIVLQDGQIKKQGRTEEVLSEEGTQDYGLGLTQYTLLDLQMRKHNMHTERIPITERDSVQVMKQWMELQGVKL
- a CDS encoding aspartate/glutamate racemase family protein yields the protein MKIGIIHATCNAVPPLNAAFKRLAPEVTVLNFVDENIQYHANQINGIDDKSFRDFVHMASKAQEAGVDAIIVACTVLTPVVDSVKPFISVPIFAVDRPMLEKAVTHYTKIGVVATTAPSGPATKAQLEKLANEWGREVEVETEIITKAMTELKAGHEDEHNHLNRLAAAELQKRGCEAIILAQITQACAEVETSTLGLPVLTSPKEAVKAVIGALEGDKVNA
- a CDS encoding ABC transporter ATP-binding protein: MSYLTLNDVTYCYPNGFKAVENVSMSFEKGESVAIVGQNGAGKTTTVKMMNGLTKPTQGDVIIDGLNTKDYTTAQISKKVGYVFQNPDDQIFHENVKSEIRFGPKNLGFSEQKIEENVMKAAELTGIVPFLDIHPYNLPYSMKKFVTIASVIAMDTDTIILDEPTAGQDSLAIKRLGYIIDSLVREGKTIITITHDMEFVVNNFERVIVMANKRVVQDSHKQDVFWNHGVLEEAMLKQPHISRLCNTLNINEKVLDINQMIDVLKKTPGKVKVTL
- a CDS encoding ECF transporter S component, giving the protein MKSIAKDFTLISILLIPIGVAVNVVAGELVEILKIPLFLNQIGTMIVAMVAGPWVGAVTGGVSKLIFGIFNPTQLAFMPVAMASGIVVGFMAKKGMTKNVWKVAFTGFIVAIVAILIATPTTVIVFGGASGTGSDTVTAVLLASGKEIWTAVLTQKIFVESIDKILSIMVAYMIVRKMSDQYLSKQKYGHLYLNTYNHKNTKIGA